The Proteiniphilum propionicum genome contains the following window.
TGCGCAAAGCAGGCAATGTTGCCAACCCAGGTTGTTTTGCCACGTCAATCATGCTAGCTTTATTGCCGCTAGCATCAAAGCAGCTGTTAACAGACGAAATTCATGTACATGCCATCACTGGCTCTACAGGCGCTGGCAAAAGGCCAGGTGAAACAACCCACTTTAGTTATCGGGATAGCAATATTTCTGTTTACAAACCTTTTACTCACCAGCATCTGGAAGAGATCAGAAACACGTTGATTAACGCCGGCAGCCAAGGATTGCCACAGATCAACTTCGTACCCATGAGGGGAGATTTTGCCAGAGGCATCTTTGCCAGTGTTTACACAAAATTCAACAGCACAACAACTGAATCAGAAGTAATCAGGTTGTACAAAGAGTTTTACAAAACATCTCCCTTTGTGTTCGTTTCTGATGTGCCGGTTTCTCTCAAAGAGGTTGTAAATACCAATAAGGGGCTGTTACATATTGAGTTTCACAACGGATATATCCATATCACCTCCATAATTGACAATCTGGTTAAGGGTGCTTCGGGACAAGCGGTACAGAATATGAACCTGATGTTCGGATTGGAAGAGACAATGGGGCTGAAGTTGAAAGGAAGCGCATTTTAATATGCCAGCATAATTATTTGCTTTTTAGTGCAAAATTGTAATATCTATTTTATGAGTCTCCTCCTGAAAGTCTCTTTCATTGTAAGAAGGCAAAAGATGATACTGTTATTCAATGTGATATAAATAATCATTTCTGATTTTCAGTTTTTTGGGAGCATACTCTTATTATTATAAAACGAAATGAACTTATTTAACGTATATAGTTTGTGGGATATTGAGCCTGTACGGGCGCAAGGATGCCGTGTATGGGACAATGAGGGAACAGAGTATCTCGATTTTTACGGAGGCCATGCGGTCATTTCAATCGGACACTCCCACCCGAAGTATGTAAAAGCCATCAGTAGCCAGGTTGAGAAGATAGGCTTCTATTCTAACTCCGTACAAAACTCATTGCAGCAGGAGCTAGCTGATAAGCTGGGAGAGATATGCGGATATCCCGGCTATTCACTATTTCTCTGCAACTCAGGTGCCGAA
Protein-coding sequences here:
- the argC gene encoding N-acetyl-gamma-glutamyl-phosphate reductase, with product MINVSIAGGTGYTAGELLRILLRHPEANIESVISTTSAGMQVAEIHRDLLGETDMVFSHTFINPDLIFLCLGHELSRNFLEMNNVPKRCKIIDLGNDFRNKPLFKDREFVFGLCELNREKLRKAGNVANPGCFATSIMLALLPLASKQLLTDEIHVHAITGSTGAGKRPGETTHFSYRDSNISVYKPFTHQHLEEIRNTLINAGSQGLPQINFVPMRGDFARGIFASVYTKFNSTTTESEVIRLYKEFYKTSPFVFVSDVPVSLKEVVNTNKGLLHIEFHNGYIHITSIIDNLVKGASGQAVQNMNLMFGLEETMGLKLKGSAF